From a single Candidatus Methanoperedens sp. genomic region:
- a CDS encoding pyridoxal phosphate-dependent aminotransferase yields the protein MSTKLREQMAASSSVTRMFEERAGDKEIYDFTLGNPQIETPAKFTEELKRIVNNPFPGMHRYTPIAGYTKTREAIAKTISKEHGLSFSAQHVIMTAGCAGALNIALKALLDPGEEVIILAPSYVEYPYYIDNHGGVCRIAQTNPDFTINIDNLDSQINSSTKAIILNSPNNPTGEIYSEKTLESVAKLLYEKSQEFGQDIFLIFDEAYRDIVYDGIKLPDVFKIYSNTIVAAAYSKPLSIPGDRIGYAAVNPEMEEARDIMEAMTFANRILGFINAPALMQQVITNLQGVHVDIAEYQERRDFFCDALDDFGYSFIRPKGTYYIFPESPVDDVVFARELSREGIFVFPGTVFGRSGYFRIAFCVKKETIEKSLDGFRKILLKYENV from the coding sequence ATATCTACTAAATTAAGGGAGCAGATGGCTGCTTCATCCTCGGTCACCAGGATGTTTGAGGAAAGGGCTGGAGATAAGGAAATTTACGATTTTACTCTGGGAAACCCGCAGATAGAGACGCCTGCAAAGTTTACTGAAGAGTTGAAGCGCATTGTAAATAATCCTTTTCCGGGTATGCATCGTTACACACCCATTGCAGGCTATACCAAGACAAGAGAAGCAATAGCTAAGACAATATCAAAGGAACATGGATTATCTTTCAGTGCACAGCATGTAATAATGACGGCTGGCTGTGCCGGTGCATTAAATATTGCTTTAAAAGCGCTCCTGGACCCTGGCGAGGAGGTTATTATTCTGGCGCCCAGTTATGTGGAGTATCCCTATTATATAGATAACCACGGTGGAGTTTGCCGGATAGCGCAAACGAACCCGGATTTCACAATAAACATTGATAATTTAGATTCTCAGATAAACTCCAGTACCAAAGCGATCATCCTGAACTCACCCAACAACCCGACCGGGGAGATCTATTCTGAGAAAACTCTGGAATCTGTTGCAAAACTCCTATATGAGAAGAGCCAGGAGTTTGGACAAGATATTTTTTTGATCTTTGACGAGGCATACCGGGATATAGTTTATGACGGCATCAAGCTTCCTGATGTTTTCAAGATTTATTCAAATACCATTGTTGCAGCCGCTTATTCCAAACCATTATCGATTCCAGGGGATAGGATAGGATATGCAGCAGTCAATCCTGAAATGGAGGAAGCCCGGGATATTATGGAGGCAATGACTTTTGCAAATCGCATCCTTGGATTCATTAATGCCCCTGCCCTTATGCAGCAGGTAATTACCAATCTGCAGGGAGTCCATGTCGATATCGCAGAGTACCAGGAAAGAAGGGACTTTTTCTGTGATGCTTTAGATGATTTCGGTTACTCATTTATACGTCCCAAAGGCACGTATTACATTTTCCCGGAGAGTCCTGTGGATGATGTCGTGTTTGCCAGAGAACTTTCCAGGGAAGGAATCTTTGTATTTCCAGGAACGGTATTTGGAAGAAGCGGATACTTCAGAATAGCCTTCTGTGTAAAGAAGGAAACCATAGAAAAATCTCTGGATGGGTTCAGGAAGATACTTCTTAAATACGAGAATGTTTAA